The genomic window ACAAGCTCGTGGACCAGGGCTACACGGTGCGGGACGGGCAGTCGCCGGACCCGGACCTCATCGACCCGGGGGGAAGCGCCGTGGAGACGTGGCGCGAGGGGTACCCGTACGACGAGCGGATGTCCCGCGAGGACTACGAGCTGGAGAAGTACCAGCTGCAGATCGAGCTGCTGAAGTTCCAGTACTGGGGCCAGGACAACGACCTCAAGCACGTGATCGTGTTCGAGGGCCGGGACGCCGCGGGCAAGGGCGGGACCATCAAGCGCTTCACGGAGCACCTGAACCCCCGCGCGGCACGAGTGGTGGCGCTGAACAAGCCCTCGGACCGCGAGCAGGGCCAGTGGTACTTCCAGCGCTACATCCAGCACCTGCCCACCAACGGGGAGATCGTGCTGTTCGACCGCTCGTGGTACAACCGCGGCAACGTGGAGCGCGTGATGGGCTTCTGCACGGACGAGCAGTACGAGGAGTTCATGCTGCAGGCCCCGGTGTTCGAGAAGATGCTCGTGGACTCCGGGATCCACCTCACCAAGTTCTGGTTCTCCGTGACTCAGCACGAGCAGCGCACGCGCTTCGCGATCCGTCAGATCGACCCCGTGCGCCGCTGGAAGCTCTCGCCCATGGACCTGGCGTCCCTGGACCGCTGGGAGGACTACACCGTTGCCAAGGAGGAGACCTTCCGCCGCACGGACACGGACCACGCCCCGTGGATCACCATCAAGTCCAACGACAAGAAGCGGGCGCGTCTGAACGCCATGCGCTTCTTCCTCAACCAGTTCGACTACGAGGACAAGGACACCTCGGTGGTCTACCCGCCGGACCCGCTGATCGTGCGCCGAGGCCGTGACGCCGTGGACGACTGACACCCTCCGCAGCCCCGTCCGACCCCTTACGAGAGCCGCCCAGCCCGCCTGTTGCGGGGCTGGGCGGCCGCCGTCGTGTCCACGCTGTGCGCGGCCAGCTCCCACTTCGCGGTGGACCCGGCGGCCCCGGACCCCGTGCTGCTGGGGCTGAGTCTCGCGATCGCGGGCGCGGTGTGCGTGCTGCTGGCCGGGCGCCGGCTCGGTGCGGTGCGCACGGCGGGCGCGGTGGCGCTGAGCCAGCTGCCGTTCCACGCCCTCTTCTCCGCGGGCGGGCACGCGGCCCACGCGGCGGCGTCGTCCTCCGCGCACCACGCGCACACCGTGGCCGCCCAGACGACGGGCGGCCCGGGTGTGGAGCAGATCGCCGCGGTGACGGGCCATGGCTCGATGCGCTGGGCCCACGTGGCCGCCGCCGTGGTCACGTACGTGCTGGTCCGGCACGCGGAGGACGGCTGGTGGCGGCTCGTGCACGCCGCGGTGCGCGTGATCTTCACGGCCGTCCAGCTGCTGGTCCCGGCCCTCGTGCCGTGCCACGCACCACGCCCGGTGCCCCCGGCCTTCCTGCTGCCCCCGCGCACGTTCTCACTCGTGCGCGTCATCCGCCGACGCGGACCCCCTCTCCTCTCGATCTGAGTAGTCCACCACCGACGGCGCCCCCGGTCCGTCCCGGGGCGGTGTCGTTCCGTCCTGTCATCGAGAGGTACTTCACCATGTCCACATCACTGGACGCACCGTCGTCCGAGCGCGCCCGCACGGGCTCGCACCCCACCGCGCCGTGGCTGCTGCCGCTGCTGCGCAGACTGCACTTCTACGCGGGGCTCTTCGTGGGCCCCTTCCTGGTGGTCGCCGCGCTCACCGGGGCCCTGTACGTGTTCACCCCGCAGCTCGAGCGGGAGGTCTACGCCGAGGCCCTCACCGGCACCACCGCGGCCCAGCCGCTGACCCTGGACCAGCAGGTGGCCGCCGCGCGCCGCACCACCGGCACCGAGGAGTCCCCGGTCAACGTCCGCCCGGCCTCTGAGGGCGGCACCACGCGCGTGATGTTCGCGGATCCCGCCCTCGAGCGCGGGGAGTCCCGCGCCGTGTTCGTGGACCCCGGCACGGGCCGCGTCACGGGGGAGATGACCGTGTACGCAACCAGCGGGGCCCTGCCGCTGCGCACCACGATCGACCGCCTGCACCGCGACCTGCTGCTCGGGGAGACCGGGCGTCTCTACAGTGAACTGGCCGCGTCATGGCTGGGGGTCCTCGCCCTCAGCGGCGTGGTGCTCGTGGTGCTCCACCGCCGCCGCGTGGCCCGCGGCAGGCGCGCCCGCGTGGCCCTCGTGCCGCGCTCGGGCGAGGCCAACGCCTACCGCCGCACGCGCTCGTGGCACACGGCCACCGGCGTGTGGCTCGCGGTGGGGCTGCTGTTCCTCTCCGCCTCGGGTCTCACGTGGTCCGCGTACGCGGGGGAGAACGTCTCCCAGCTGCGCACGGCCCTGGGCTGGACCACGCCCAAGGTGTCCACGGAGCTGGGCGGGGGCTCCTCCGCACCCGGTGACGAGCACGCGGAGCACCACGGCCACGGCCACCGCGCGGCCGCCGGGCCCGGGTCCTTCGACGCCGTCCTGGCCACCGCCCGCGGCGCCGGACTGGACGCGGACGTCGTGGAGATCAAGCCCCCCGCGGCCGAGGGTGCGGCGTGGACCGTGGCGGAGAACGTGCGCTCCTGGCCCACCCAGGTGGACAGCGTGGCGGTGGATCCCCAGCGGCCCACGGTCACGGACCACGTGCGGTTCTCGGAGTGGGGCCTGCCTGCCAAGCTCACCCAGTGGGCGATCGCCGCGCACATGGGCCTGCTCTTCGGCCTCGCCAACCAGCTGGTGCTGCTGGGCCTCGCGCTGGCCGTGGTGGTCCTCGTGGTGAGCGGATACACCATGTGGTGGCGACGCCGCCCCACGCGCGCCCCGGGTGTCGCGTTCGCTCTGCTCCCGCCGCGCGGGGCACTGCGAGCCGCTCCGGCGTGGGTTTGGGCCCTGGTGGGTCTCGGGGCGCTCGCAGTGGGGCTGTTCTTGCCCGTCCTGGGGCTGTCCCTGCTGTGCTTCCTCGCGGTGGACCTGCTCGTGGGCCTCCGGGCACGGCGTCGCCCGGCCGGCTGGGAGCCCACGGGCACCTCGAACGCCGGGGCCACCCCGGCGCAGGGCGGCACCGCACCGGACGACACGGTGCGGTCGACCTCGCACTGACACCGCGCCGGGTGCGGGCCCCGAACGCGGGACCCGCACCCGGCGTGCGGTGGTGCTCAGGCGGCGTCGGGCCCGAAGTTGTGACGGTCCACGAGGGCCCAGGACGCGGCGGCGTTGACGGCCGTGACCGTGAGCACCGCGGGCCACGCGCCCAGGGGCTTCGCGAGCGGGTGGGAGAGGCCGAATCCGGCCACGTACAGCGCCCCGAGACCCGCCGTGGTTGCGGGACCGGCCGAGGCGAGCCACGTGCGCCCGGCCGCCACCCCGCACGCGAGCAGTGCGGCGCCACCCAGGGCACGCACACCGGTGGCGCGGGCCGTGGCGTAGCC from Kocuria rhizophila DC2201 includes these protein-coding regions:
- the ppk2 gene encoding polyphosphate kinase 2 translates to MTAQQEPARENLREFIDKLVDQGYTVRDGQSPDPDLIDPGGSAVETWREGYPYDERMSREDYELEKYQLQIELLKFQYWGQDNDLKHVIVFEGRDAAGKGGTIKRFTEHLNPRAARVVALNKPSDREQGQWYFQRYIQHLPTNGEIVLFDRSWYNRGNVERVMGFCTDEQYEEFMLQAPVFEKMLVDSGIHLTKFWFSVTQHEQRTRFAIRQIDPVRRWKLSPMDLASLDRWEDYTVAKEETFRRTDTDHAPWITIKSNDKKRARLNAMRFFLNQFDYEDKDTSVVYPPDPLIVRRGRDAVDD
- a CDS encoding PepSY-associated TM helix domain-containing protein gives rise to the protein MSTSLDAPSSERARTGSHPTAPWLLPLLRRLHFYAGLFVGPFLVVAALTGALYVFTPQLEREVYAEALTGTTAAQPLTLDQQVAAARRTTGTEESPVNVRPASEGGTTRVMFADPALERGESRAVFVDPGTGRVTGEMTVYATSGALPLRTTIDRLHRDLLLGETGRLYSELAASWLGVLALSGVVLVVLHRRRVARGRRARVALVPRSGEANAYRRTRSWHTATGVWLAVGLLFLSASGLTWSAYAGENVSQLRTALGWTTPKVSTELGGGSSAPGDEHAEHHGHGHRAAAGPGSFDAVLATARGAGLDADVVEIKPPAAEGAAWTVAENVRSWPTQVDSVAVDPQRPTVTDHVRFSEWGLPAKLTQWAIAAHMGLLFGLANQLVLLGLALAVVVLVVSGYTMWWRRRPTRAPGVAFALLPPRGALRAAPAWVWALVGLGALAVGLFLPVLGLSLLCFLAVDLLVGLRARRRPAGWEPTGTSNAGATPAQGGTAPDDTVRSTSH